A single genomic interval of Microbacterium sp. zg-Y1090 harbors:
- the recQ gene encoding DNA helicase RecQ, with translation MPPPDEAWSPPRAAAARAAPPTAASAGLSLPPRREFTGADPAVVLKEVFGYDAFRGDQGDIVSHVVGGGDAVVLMPTGAGKSITYQVPALVRPGTGLVISPLIALMHDQVDALIANGVRAAYLNSTQSAAERQAVERDYLAGELDLVYVAPERLSSPQTTALLQRGKLSVIAIDEAHCVSQWGHDFRPDYLALGDLADRFPGVPRMALTATATRATHEELTQRLQLPTARHFVASFDRPNIQYRIVPKVDPRRQLVSFIRSMPDGSAGIVYALSRKSVEQTAEYLRTQGLDALPYHAGLDAGMRARHQSRFLREDGVVMVATIAFGMGIDKPDVRFVAHIDLPKSVEGYYQETGRAGRDGEPAMAWMAYGLGDVVQQRRLIDQSPGDRTFKMRMGQHLDAMLALCETVECRRQNLLGYFGQESGPCGNCDTCLESPETYDGLVPAQKLLSTIVRLQRERNQSFGAGHLIDILRGADTERIRQQGHERLATYGLGADLTDQDWRSIVRQLLARGILVARGDYGTLALGEPAGAVLRGETAVPLRRDTIGRPAAGARVRKASAADSLGEGDRGLFEALRAWRAETAREQGVPAYIVFGDATLRALAEHRPRTLADLDGITGIGAKKREAFGEAVLAVIAAA, from the coding sequence ATGCCCCCGCCCGACGAGGCGTGGTCACCGCCCCGCGCGGCAGCCGCCCGCGCGGCCCCGCCCACCGCGGCATCCGCCGGGCTGAGCCTGCCGCCGCGCCGGGAGTTCACCGGTGCCGACCCGGCGGTCGTGCTGAAGGAGGTCTTCGGCTACGACGCGTTCCGCGGCGACCAGGGCGACATCGTCTCGCACGTCGTCGGCGGCGGCGATGCCGTCGTGCTCATGCCCACCGGCGCGGGCAAGTCGATCACCTACCAGGTGCCGGCGCTCGTGCGCCCGGGCACGGGACTGGTGATCTCGCCGCTCATCGCGCTCATGCACGACCAGGTCGACGCGCTGATCGCCAACGGCGTGCGCGCCGCCTACCTCAACTCCACGCAGTCCGCAGCCGAGCGGCAGGCCGTCGAGCGGGACTATCTCGCCGGCGAGCTCGACCTCGTCTACGTCGCCCCCGAGCGGCTGTCGAGCCCGCAGACGACCGCGCTGCTGCAGCGCGGCAAGCTCAGCGTCATCGCCATCGACGAGGCCCACTGCGTGTCGCAGTGGGGCCACGACTTCCGTCCCGACTACCTCGCGCTCGGCGATCTGGCCGACCGGTTCCCCGGCGTGCCGCGCATGGCGCTGACGGCCACCGCGACCCGCGCGACGCACGAGGAGCTCACTCAGCGCCTGCAGCTGCCGACCGCGCGGCACTTCGTCGCGAGCTTCGACCGGCCCAACATCCAGTACCGCATCGTGCCGAAGGTCGACCCGCGCCGCCAGCTGGTGTCGTTCATCCGGTCGATGCCCGACGGGTCGGCAGGCATCGTCTACGCCCTCAGCCGCAAGTCGGTCGAGCAGACCGCCGAGTACCTGCGCACGCAGGGCCTCGACGCGCTGCCGTACCACGCAGGGTTGGATGCCGGCATGCGGGCGCGGCACCAGTCGCGGTTCCTGCGCGAGGACGGCGTCGTGATGGTCGCCACGATCGCGTTCGGCATGGGCATCGACAAGCCCGACGTGCGCTTCGTCGCGCACATCGATCTGCCGAAGTCCGTCGAGGGGTACTACCAGGAGACCGGTCGCGCCGGTCGCGACGGCGAGCCCGCCATGGCGTGGATGGCGTACGGCCTCGGCGATGTCGTGCAGCAGCGCCGCCTCATCGATCAGAGCCCCGGCGACCGCACGTTCAAGATGCGCATGGGGCAGCACCTCGACGCCATGCTCGCGCTGTGCGAGACGGTCGAATGCCGGCGCCAGAACCTGCTCGGGTACTTCGGGCAGGAGTCCGGTCCCTGCGGCAACTGCGACACGTGCCTGGAGTCGCCCGAGACCTACGACGGCCTCGTGCCGGCGCAGAAGCTGCTGTCGACGATCGTGCGGCTGCAGCGCGAGCGCAACCAGTCGTTCGGCGCGGGGCACCTCATCGACATCCTCCGCGGCGCCGACACGGAGCGCATCCGCCAGCAGGGTCACGAGCGGCTGGCGACCTATGGGCTCGGGGCGGACCTCACCGACCAGGACTGGCGATCGATCGTGCGGCAGCTGCTGGCCCGCGGCATCCTCGTGGCACGGGGCGACTACGGCACGCTCGCGCTCGGGGAGCCCGCCGGGGCGGTGCTGCGCGGCGAGACCGCGGTGCCGCTGCGCCGTGACACGATCGGGCGACCGGCGGCGGGGGCGCGGGTCCGCAAGGCCTCGGCGGCCGACAGCCTGGGCGAGGGCGACCGCGGCCTGTTCGAGGCGCTGCGGGCGTGGCGCGCCGAAACCGCCCGCGAGCAGGGCGTGCCGGCGTACATCGTCTTCGGCGATGCGACCCTGCGCGCACTCGCCGAGCACCGGCCGCGCACGCTCGCGGACCTGGACGGCATCACCGGCATCGGCGCCAAGAAGCGCGAGGCTTTCGGCGAGGCCGTGCTGGCCGTCATCGCCGCCGCCTGA
- a CDS encoding DNA-3-methyladenine glycosylase I, with protein MNPAIRIGPDGLARCAWADADDEYRRYHDEEWGRPLHGDRALFEKLSLEGFQAGLSWITILRKRPRFRQVFAGFDPAVVADFDESDVERLMADAGIVRNRAKILAVIGNARIVREWDPGELDALMWSFAPSPRAERPTTFAEVPAVTPASAALSKELRRRGLRFVGPTTMYALMQSAGMVDDHLVGCWRA; from the coding sequence GTGAATCCCGCCATCCGTATCGGCCCCGACGGCCTGGCCCGGTGCGCGTGGGCGGACGCCGACGACGAATACCGCCGCTACCACGACGAGGAGTGGGGTCGCCCGCTGCACGGCGACCGCGCGCTGTTCGAGAAGCTGAGCCTCGAGGGCTTCCAGGCCGGCCTGTCATGGATCACGATCCTCCGCAAGCGCCCGCGGTTCCGGCAGGTGTTCGCCGGCTTCGACCCCGCCGTCGTCGCCGACTTCGACGAGAGCGACGTCGAGCGGCTGATGGCGGATGCCGGAATCGTGCGCAACCGGGCGAAGATCCTCGCCGTCATCGGCAACGCCCGCATCGTGCGCGAGTGGGACCCGGGTGAGCTGGACGCGCTGATGTGGTCGTTCGCGCCGTCCCCGCGCGCGGAGCGCCCGACGACCTTCGCAGAGGTGCCCGCGGTCACCCCGGCATCCGCGGCGCTGTCGAAGGAGCTGCGCCGGCGCGGCCTGCGCTTCGTGGGCCCGACGACCATGTACGCGCTCATGCAATCGGCCGGGATGGTCGACGATCACCTCGTCGGCTGCTGGCGCGCGTGA
- a CDS encoding acyl-CoA dehydrogenase family protein: MTDAAVRPHKPATSTRTPAGGAPTAAHTAEQAHDARIDIPAVTELLLGTWADTRREAREMVKDPALWRVDGLSMVEHRERVLEQLRIVVRHGGSRRAYPKEYGGLEDNGANVSAYLELVLADPSLQVKAGVQWGLFGSAIHHLGTKIHHDKWLHDVMTLDLPGAFAMTETGHGSDVAAVGTTATYEPETEEFVIHTPFRGAWKDYLGNAALHGRAATVFAQLISGGVNYGVHCFFVPLRDEKGDFLPGVGGEDDGVKGGLNGIDNGRLHFDHVRIPRENLLNRYGDIAPDGTYSSPIASSGRRFFTMLGALVQGRVCLDGAATNATAAALTIAVTYGNQRRQFDSGTGTDEVVLMDYARHQRRLLPHLAATYAQSFAGDELIKKFDGVFSGRADSPEEREDLETLAAALKALSTWNALDAIQEAREACGGAGYLAENRLVGLRADLDIYATFEGDNNVLLQLVGKRLLSDFAKQFKGADAAALARFAVGQTAGKVFHGAGLRRLGQTVTDFGSTARSVELGLRADQQHDLLSARVQQMVADIAGRLRPAAKMSPADAAALFNENQSELIEAARAHGELLQWEAFTDGVNRAPDDGTRQVLTWLRDLFGLSLIEKHLAWHLIHGRLSTQRGAAVSSYIDRLCARLRPHSQDLVDAFGFEPEHLRAPIASGAEHERQEEARAHYAALAASGTAPVSEKTLHKRQK, translated from the coding sequence ATGACCGACGCCGCCGTCCGTCCTCACAAGCCCGCGACCAGCACGCGCACCCCCGCCGGCGGGGCGCCCACCGCTGCGCACACCGCCGAGCAGGCCCACGACGCCCGCATCGACATCCCCGCCGTCACCGAGCTGCTGCTGGGGACGTGGGCCGACACCCGCCGCGAGGCGCGCGAGATGGTCAAGGACCCCGCGCTGTGGCGCGTCGACGGACTCTCGATGGTCGAGCACCGCGAGCGGGTGCTCGAGCAGCTGCGCATCGTCGTGCGCCACGGCGGCTCGCGCCGTGCCTACCCGAAGGAGTACGGCGGCCTCGAGGACAACGGCGCCAACGTCTCCGCGTACCTGGAACTGGTGCTCGCCGACCCCAGCCTGCAGGTCAAGGCCGGCGTGCAGTGGGGCCTGTTCGGCTCGGCGATCCACCACCTCGGCACCAAGATCCACCACGACAAGTGGCTGCACGACGTGATGACCCTCGATCTGCCGGGTGCCTTCGCGATGACCGAGACCGGGCACGGCTCCGACGTCGCGGCCGTCGGCACGACGGCCACCTACGAGCCCGAGACCGAGGAGTTCGTCATCCACACCCCCTTCCGGGGGGCGTGGAAGGACTACCTCGGCAACGCCGCGCTGCACGGCCGCGCGGCGACCGTGTTCGCCCAGCTCATCAGCGGCGGCGTCAACTACGGCGTGCACTGCTTCTTCGTGCCGCTGCGCGACGAGAAGGGCGACTTCCTCCCCGGCGTCGGCGGCGAGGACGACGGCGTCAAGGGCGGCCTCAACGGCATCGACAACGGCCGTCTGCACTTCGACCACGTGCGCATCCCCCGCGAGAACCTCCTCAACCGCTACGGCGACATCGCCCCCGACGGCACGTACTCCAGCCCGATCGCGAGCTCCGGCCGCCGCTTCTTCACGATGCTCGGTGCGCTCGTGCAGGGCCGGGTGTGCCTCGACGGCGCCGCGACCAACGCCACCGCCGCCGCCCTCACGATCGCCGTGACCTACGGCAACCAGCGCCGCCAGTTCGACAGCGGCACCGGCACCGACGAGGTCGTGCTGATGGACTACGCGCGGCACCAGCGCCGCCTGCTGCCGCACCTGGCGGCCACCTATGCGCAGTCCTTCGCCGGCGACGAGCTGATCAAGAAGTTCGACGGCGTCTTCAGCGGACGCGCAGACTCCCCCGAGGAGCGCGAAGACCTCGAGACGCTCGCGGCGGCGCTGAAGGCGCTGTCGACGTGGAACGCCCTCGACGCCATCCAGGAGGCCCGCGAGGCGTGCGGCGGCGCCGGGTACCTCGCCGAGAACCGGCTCGTCGGCCTGCGCGCCGACCTCGACATCTACGCCACCTTCGAGGGCGACAACAACGTGCTGCTGCAGCTGGTGGGCAAGCGCCTGCTGAGTGATTTCGCGAAGCAGTTCAAGGGCGCGGATGCCGCCGCCCTCGCCCGCTTCGCCGTCGGCCAGACCGCGGGCAAGGTCTTCCACGGCGCCGGCCTGCGCCGGCTCGGCCAGACCGTCACCGACTTCGGCTCCACCGCGCGCTCGGTCGAGCTGGGCCTGCGCGCCGATCAGCAGCACGACCTGCTGTCCGCACGGGTGCAGCAGATGGTCGCCGACATCGCCGGACGCCTGCGCCCGGCCGCGAAGATGTCGCCGGCCGACGCCGCCGCCCTGTTCAACGAGAACCAGTCCGAGCTGATCGAGGCCGCCCGCGCCCACGGGGAGCTGCTGCAGTGGGAGGCCTTCACCGACGGGGTGAACCGGGCCCCCGACGACGGCACCCGCCAGGTGCTCACCTGGCTGCGCGACCTGTTCGGGCTGTCGCTCATCGAGAAGCACCTCGCCTGGCACCTGATCCACGGCCGGCTCTCCACCCAGCGTGGTGCGGCCGTGTCGAGCTACATCGACCGCCTGTGCGCGCGGCTGCGGCCGCACTCGCAGGACCTGGTCGACGCCTTCGGCTTCGAGCCCGAGCACCTGCGCGCGCCCATCGCCTCGGGCGCCGAGCACGAGCGGCAGGAAGAGGCCCGCGCGCACTATGCGGCGCTCGCCGCGTCGGGCACCGCTCCGGTGTCGGAGAAGACGCTGCACAAGCGCCAGAAGTGA